The Lolium rigidum isolate FL_2022 chromosome 2, APGP_CSIRO_Lrig_0.1, whole genome shotgun sequence genomic interval CGTACCCGATGCTGACGTGCCGGGCTTTTGGGCTTCTGTCAGTGACGGCACGCATGAGCACTATGAGCATGgtgctcaaaattccgctctccTGTGCTCCTCAGTCCTGGGGTCAGGCCATTGGCAGGCTCTCGTCTCGGCCGCGCGCGCAGTGTCTCTGCAGAAAGCCAGAGATTCTCACTGCCAACGGCCCATCATTCAGAATCGATGCTTGCTTGTGCGTGCTGCACACAATTTACTCAAAGATGTTAAGTGGAAATTAAGACGATCTACGTAGCTAGCTGGGGGTCGATCCCGTTTGGCAAAGCTGCGGTCTCTATCGCCGTGGAGCCAGCCAGGTCACTGCTGCCTCGCCTCGCCATCACGGCGCTTTGTGGGCGTCCAATTTGGATCTAGGCATGAAACAAATCCAGGATGCTTCTTTCTCCCTCGCTGCTCAATCATCTCAACCGAAAAACGGTGCGCTGGTCCTGTGCTTGCTACCTCCCTCGCTGATATCCAGCTCACTGGGATGCAAGCCATACGCCTCTGGCTTTTGGGTTGGACGCATCCCGCACTGTAGACGCCACCGGCTAGACGACGGCGCTCCCGGCCAGAGCGGCGCGCCTTTACACATATGCTTTCCCCGCGCTCATCGTCGCCTCACGGTGCCATGCATGCCACATTGACACTGCTGCTGCGACACCACCAGCACCCCGACACGGGCAACGCAGCTAGCGACACCGCCGCGATCCACCTCCAGCGCCACCGCCGCGCCGGCTCCGGCATGGCGCGCTCCCTCCTCGGCGACGCGGTACTCTTCTGCGCCGGCGCCACCGTCGCCACGGTGCTTCTGCTCACGCTCGCCTCGCCCTTCTCCCCGCCCGCCGCGTACGTTAAGGAcgaaccgtcgccgtcgtcctccgcTCGTGGCGGTGGCCGCACCTTCTACGACGACCCGGAGGTGACGTACACCATGGACCGCCCCATCACCCGCTGGGACGAGAAGCGCGCGGACTGGCTCCGCGCGCACCCGGAGCTAGCCAACGCCGAGGAGCGCGTGCTGATGGTGTCCGGCTCGCAGCCCACCCCGTGCCGCGCGCCGGCGGGGGACCACCTCCTCACGCGCCTGCTCAAGAACAAGGCGGACTACTGCCGCCTCAACGGCGTGGAGCTGCTCTACAACACGGCGCTGCTCCGGCCCTCCATGGACAGGTACTGGGCCAAGATCCCGCTGGTGCGCGCCGCCATGGTGGCGCACCCGGACGCGGAGTGGGTGTGGTGGGTCGACTCGGACGCCGTGCTCACCGACATGGActtccgcctcccgctgccgcgCTACGCCGGGCGCAACCTCGTGGTCCACGGCTGGCCCAGCCTCGTGTACGGATCCGGCGACGGCAAGGATCGGGCGAGGACGTGGACGGGGCTCAACGCCGGCGTGTTCCTCATCCGCAACTGCCAGTGGTCGCTCGACTTCATGGCCGCCTGGGCCGCCATGGGGCCCGACTCGCCGGACTACCAGCGCTGGGGCGCCGTCCTCACGGCCACCTTCAAGGACAAGGTGTTCAACGAGTCGGACGACCAGTCGGCGCTCGTCTACATGCTCATGCACAAGGACAGCCCGTGGCGGGACAAGGTGTTCCTGGAGGACAGCTTCTACTTCGAGGGCTACTGGCTGGAGATCGTGCCGCGGCTCGGCAACATCACCGCGCGGTACGaggagatggagcggcgggcgCCGGAGCTTCGGAGAGGCCACGCCGTGCGGGAGCACGCAGAGCGAGCGGCGGCGAGGAACGCGGCGCTCGAGGGCGCCGGGCTCGGCCGGAGCGGGGTGGAAGGCTGGAGGCGGCCCTTCATCACGCACTTCACGGGCTGCCAGCCCTGCAGCGGCGACCGGAACCGGCACTATACAGGGGACAGCTGCGACGACGGCATGCGGCGCGCGCTCAACTTCGCCGACGACCAGGTGCTCAGGAGCTACGGGTTCCGGCACGCCGACCCGCTCAGCGACGACGTCCGGCCGCTGCCGTTCGATTACCCTGCGGCAGCTGCCAGGCAGTAACGACTGACTGACGACCAGGCGTCGAGCCATCAACTTACTTTAGCAGCGTGCAGTGTATTTTCATACAGCGGGTTCTGAACTTGAGCCGCAATTACAGTTTTATGCGTTTTTTTCTCAACTAGTATTATAAACTTGAGCGTACTATATCCCTAAGTAGTAAAATTTTGCACTGTATGCAGCATGCAGTTTTCGTGTCGAGGGTTTATTGGGAAAAGTTGGGTTCTCTACTTCCATCTTCGATCAGACTGCAGAAGATCAAATGCCATGAAATGCCCCTATGTGCGCTCAGCACCTACAACAGCAGTCCAAACCCCCATAACGTCTAACTCCCATTTTCTCTCTATCAAGACATTTCAATCCAAATGCAGCAAACAGCAGATGTATGTGGGAAAAAACTGGGTACCAAATAAAAGAATGAAGCATTCGAGCTTAAACTACCGAATGCATGCTGAACGCCTACAGAACTTTTCCAAGAAAACTGAAAGTCTGCAACGCAGAGAGATCCAATTCACAAAGGAGCAAGTAAACAGACAGGCACAGATGCAGAAACAAACAGGCTGCAAAGGTTTTCATTGTTCACGCGACCTGGACCACAGGTACCACATAGAAGTTCAGACTACAGTACGTCAACCATTCTAGCAGTTCGATAGGCTAAGTTTCAACAGACATAGTTCTACCGGTCAGACCTAAAGCAGACACAAACGATAGTACGGTTTTGACATACACACAACTTCATTTCGGTGAACATCCATACATCACATCACAGAGACGCTTGTAGCAGAGACGCTTCATTGCCCGATCAGCTGCATAAATGTTCAAGATCTATTCAGTTATATCAATAAGAAAAATCAGGATAGATGTATGATCCAAGATTTGCCAAGAGATTACCTGTGGAGCTGAGATTCACTTGGAGGCTTTTATGTTAGCGAGAGCATCAAGAGCCTCCGTAATAAGGCTTTCATTGAGCTCCTTAGTGGCCTGTGTAAATAATTTTGGATCATGCAAGACTTAGCCCCTGGTAAACTCATAATGACATATATAATTGCAATCCAACAGAAGACACTGACCTTGAGAGATGGAACTAGTGCATAAACCTCTTCGATGGTCTCAGGCCCAATGTTCGCTATCATGCATATCTGTTACAAGTACAGCAAACCATGGTATGCTCAGATCAGGGAAATGAGATACAAGAAGGTGAGAGGACAAAAAGGGTTACAAACCTCGCCATCAGTAACACCATATTTCTTAAGAGGTCTGCAGCTATTGGTCAAGGAAAATAACTGCCAAGTGATTGCTTTAGACAAAACAGTTTAAATGCATAACAACATGCAATCTCTAATGGTTCTTAATCAAAACAAAGGATACTCCAGAATTTGTTTCACAGACTTTGCAGTGGTGAAATGATTTCCTTCTTTTGCATATTGGAAAGCCTTGTCAAAAGACCTGCAGATGCCAGAAGAAAGAGTAAACATGTAGTCACACAGCTAGCAGACAGGAATGCCACATAAAACAATGCTTTGCGGTACAGAACAGACTTTAGACACAAATCAACTTACTCAGGAATTTTGATCTTCGGATCCTCTGATAAGATGGCCATATGTTCGTGAATTTGTTGCAACATTTCAGCTGCTTCACAGTCCATTAAAATTCTAGAATTCGGGGGCATATCTGCAACCAATTGTTATGCAGGAGTCAGCTTACAAATTTTCTCTTTAGATAGAAGGACCATTCGAAAATCAGAATATAAGATGTGTGCCCATTTCAAATGATGTAAAACATAAAAGTCTCATTATACAGAACTTACTCGAAGAAAGGGCCTACTGAAATTGCATAAATTGCCAAACATTGGCTACTATGATTTTACTAGGATAAAGTAAGTTGCCAGAAAAAAATAAGAGGAACTTTTACTAAAAGGAACTAACCTAGCTCAAGCTTAAGTTCTGGATCAGACTTTGGAGGCTTTGCATTTGATGCGGAGCCCTTCCCACCTTTCCCAGCACTAAATGATGCAGAGCCCTTCCCACCTTTGCCAGATCCCGTGAGACCTTAATACATGAAAGAAAAATATGTAAGACACAGAAAGGAAATCTATTGTGTAATTAGAACTTTCAGTATTATCAGCAACT includes:
- the LOC124688195 gene encoding DNA-directed RNA polymerases IV and V subunit 4-like; translated protein: MSGRGGKGFYSTPDGNYHSTRTGTPNGRQSPVDVIPISDSDSEFESEDYFEDTSTHSKSNGKAHSKSNGKASSDSLKTGGKASSFSEGLTGSGKGGKGSASFSAGKGGKGSASNAKPPKSDPELKLELDMPPNSRILMDCEAAEMLQQIHEHMAILSEDPKIKIPESFDKAFQYAKEGNHFTTAKSVKQILEPLKKYGVTDGEICMIANIGPETIEEVYALVPSLKATKELNESLITEALDALANIKASK
- the LOC124688194 gene encoding probable glycosyltransferase 7, translated to MARSLLGDAVLFCAGATVATVLLLTLASPFSPPAAYVKDEPSPSSSARGGGRTFYDDPEVTYTMDRPITRWDEKRADWLRAHPELANAEERVLMVSGSQPTPCRAPAGDHLLTRLLKNKADYCRLNGVELLYNTALLRPSMDRYWAKIPLVRAAMVAHPDAEWVWWVDSDAVLTDMDFRLPLPRYAGRNLVVHGWPSLVYGSGDGKDRARTWTGLNAGVFLIRNCQWSLDFMAAWAAMGPDSPDYQRWGAVLTATFKDKVFNESDDQSALVYMLMHKDSPWRDKVFLEDSFYFEGYWLEIVPRLGNITARYEEMERRAPELRRGHAVREHAERAAARNAALEGAGLGRSGVEGWRRPFITHFTGCQPCSGDRNRHYTGDSCDDGMRRALNFADDQVLRSYGFRHADPLSDDVRPLPFDYPAAAARQ